The Trichoderma atroviride chromosome 5, complete sequence genome contains a region encoding:
- a CDS encoding Type I Iterative PKS (antiSMASH:Cluster_5.9~SMCOG1093:Beta-ketoacyl synthase) translates to MTSFDEMKTVFATNDSQVIEISDGIAIVGMACRTAGGNTSPEKLWQFLLAKQDGCGEVPRQRWEPWLRRDSRNAKEISNAISKGYFIHNLENFDAAFFGISPKEAEQMDPHQRLGLELSWEALEDAGFNPESLVGSNTAVFMGVDSDDYSRLLLEDLPNIEPWMGIGSAPHGVANRISYHLDLMGPSTAVDAACASSLVAVHLGCRAIQNLESDVAIVGGVNVLLAPALTLMLGKAGALSPEGVCKSFDDEANGYGRGEGGAIIILKRLSRAIADGDNIKAILKGSAVAQDGKTNGIMAPNSKAQELVARQALAQAGVDPLSISYIEAHATATKLGDPTEMAAIAAVYGTAAGRSASVPVYIGSIKPSVGHMEAAAGAIGLVKAVLAVNKGELAPQTRLQKLNTRINWAEAGLKVVQETTKWTEEKNRPRRAAVCSYGYGGTVSHAIVEQFVGSNPEPDNTNAANSSARVLFLVSVPQEKRLAKQARAVAEWLTSPAGKQVNLVAVANTLAQRRNHHDYRLAFVADSHETAAACLEAAAEDRTAIGHYISKGNVLGVSSDHARAAVWIFSGHGAQWRDMGKELLLDTAFRQAIDPLDAIVQSEAGFSILEALATGDFLEMSERIQILTYVVQIGLSRVLMSKGLVPEAVIGHSVGEIAASVVAGCLTAEEGTLVVTRRAMLYALIRRQSDGGMAMISRPFSEVEEALWTRQDVVAAIDSSPSTCVISGELDALEKYVADMNTQGTKAVRVKTDIAFHSPMLNQIVGPLEESLTDALQPRQPTLPIYSTSNRNARTKRLRDVNYWTNNMTGLVFLKSAVNAAADDGYRVFVEVSTHPILLFSANETLLDRGLDYGDMATLATMKRDTSLDAAIMELTAELYIKGVSIDFEANSSYKRIWCPSVPGTSWVHKPYYRHVETGFTGQGSLDVRNVMGTKQDDMEINNDKKHVLLGQRIVDPNTNIVRYTAGLSTATKPFPGKHPLDGTEIIPAAVYLNTFHQATGALLLSNVNFDVPVSLGSDEQIVSVVVNGEQISVLSTQPSSLEVSGHETWITHSLCSWSTIATPEMAMQTKAIDVSILQNRIGVVLPNSFATDYLARIGVEGIAFPWEVIEHYGNDSEMIAKVDMDPSVGFLSWDQESWAPILDAATSIGSAIFFNDPRMRIVSKMDHLYFYSSGSPPKIGYIYVQKHIDAKDYAADIHILDQQGNLLAMVQGMRLSDLVNCAAEDSGSLVHQLVWVPPAFKEQPRDLTHVIMVSSDLTLLEAYSTQLKNKVTRVTCRNRVVELSDLSAALSEKGTIVVYAPPAIESAAQVADATEEFIWQTASIVKALANIGQSVLAKFFVLTNRVFSGESVTSLAHGALYGLARIIASEHPDIWGGLIDSESSSDFPMLAIRYVDDYDILRINDGLPRRAIMRRLLESQKHAPGIANTLMPKPEGTYIVTGGLGDFGLETCNFLIEKGARNVVIVSRRGLPLPNYQSILAADDAKLDAVINRIRAFEAQGATIHTLALDITLPDAADLLLKAIRALNIPPVLGVVHAAGVLEDSSLVETTRDSFARVLAPKVNGALALHSAFPPGSLDFFIMYSSIGQLVGTVGQASYGSSNAFLDALATHRRAQGDNTVAFQFTAVRGLGMATGTSLLMTELRSKGITDITAGEAFRAWEHLGRYDVESAVVTRCLPLLEGEPAAIPLLEDIVVRRPRIKLKGLETAANSMATVTTNNDTIDDGTVPAHPLDREKWVDKRVRECVARVLMMDDIDDIGLQTRLSDLGLDSVMTVALRQAFQAVFKIKVPLTLTWSHPTLKHLVPWFLSRLSK, encoded by the coding sequence ATGACAAGctttgatgagatgaagacggtCTTCGCGACTAATGATAGTCAAGTCATCGAGATATCAGACGGCATCGCTATTGTTGGTATGGCTTGCAGAACCGCAGGTGGCAATACTTCGCCGGAGAAGTTGTGGCAGTTTCTGCTGGCCAAACAAGATGGCTGCGGTGAAGTGCCCCGGCAGCGCTGGGAACCGTGGCTGCGACGTGACTCTCGCAATGCAAAGGAAATATccaatgccatctccaaAGGCTACTTCATCCATAACCTCGAAAACTTTGACGCAGCCTTCTTCGGCATATCccccaaagaggcagagcagaTGGATCCGCACCAACGTTTGGGCCTCGAACTCAGCTGGGAGGCTCTCGAAGACGCTGGGTTCAATCCCGAGAGCCTTGTCGGCTCCAACACAGCAGTCTTTATGGGCGTCGACTCCGACGACTACTCCCGTCTGCTTCTCGAAGATTTACCTAATATAGAGCCTTGGATGGGGATTGGCTCAGCGCCTCACGGTGTGGCGAATCGCATTTCATACCATCTAGATCTCATGGGCCCTAGTACGGCCGTGGATGCCGCATGTGCATCATCGCTGGTTGCAGTTCACCTGGGTTGTCGGGCAATCCAAAATCTCGAATCCGACGTCGCCATTGTCGGAGGTGTGAATGTCCTTCTGGCGCCGGCACTTACACTGATGCTGGGTAAGGCTGGCGCGTTATCTCCTGAAGGAGTGTGCAAGTCGTTTGACGATGAAGCAAACGGCTATGGCCGAGGAGAGGGCGGAGCAATCATCATTCTCAAGCGTCTCAGTCGAGCCATCGCTGACGGCGACAATatcaaggccatcttgaAGGGCTCTGCGGTCGCGCAGGACGGAAAGACCAACGGCATCATGGCCCCTAACTCAAAAGCGCAAGAATTAGTGGCGAGGCAAGCATTAGCTCAAGCAGGCGTAGATCCCCTGAGCATTTCTTATATCGAAGCCCATGCCACGGCCACGAAACTCGGCGATCCAACAGAGATGGCGGCAATCGCTGCCGTTTATGGCACTGCTGCGGGACGGTCCGCTAGCGTTCCCGTTTATATCGGCTCAATCAAGCCCAGTGTCGGCCACATGGAAGCCGCGGCCGGTGCAATTGGCCTGGTCAAGGCAGTGCTTGCTGTGAATAAGGGCGAGCTGGCCCCTCAGACACGCCTGCAGAAGCTCAATACTCGAATCAACTGGGCGGAAGCCGGACTCAAAGTCGTGCAGGAGACGACAAAGTggacagaagaaaagaaccgACCACGGCGGGCTGCTGTGTGCTCTTATGGCTATGGCGGAACTGTATCACATGCCATTGTCGAGCAGTTCGTTGGCAGTAACCCCGAGCCAGACAACACCAATGCTGCGAACAGTTCGGCCCGTgtgctcttcctcgtctcAGTGCCCCAAGAGAAACGACTCGCAAAGCAAGCCAGAGCCGTTGCAGAGTGGCTGACATCTCCTGCGGGCAAGCAAGTGAATCTCGTGGCTGTCGCTAATACTCTGGCTCAGCGCCGGAACCACCATGACTATCGGCTAGCTTTTGTCGCGGATAGTCATgaaacagctgctgcttgcctTGAAGCGGCTGCAGAAGATAGAACCGCGATAGGCCATTATATCTCAAAAGGTAACGTGCTAGGAGTATCCAGCGACCATGCACGCGCCGCAGTTTGGATCTTCTCTGGACACGGGGCTCAATGGAGGGATATGGGAAAGGAGCTTCTGCTTGACACCGCTTTTCGCCAAGCCATTGATCCACTGGATGCTATTGTGCAAAGCGAGGCAGGGTTTTCTATTCTGGAAGCATTGGCAACTGGTGACTTTCTGGAGATGTCAGAACGTATCCAGATCCTCACCTATGTTGTGCAAATTGGTTTGAGCCGAGTGTTGATGTCGAAAGGGCTGGTCCCCGAGGCTGTCATTGGGCACTCAGTCGGTGAGATTGCTGCATCTGTTGTGGCAGGGTGTTTGACTGCGGAAGAGGGCACATTGGTCGTCACGCGACGAGCCATGCTTTATGCACTTATTCGTCGGCAATCTGACGGAGGAATGGCTATGATCAGTCGTCCATTTTctgaagtagaagaagcgcTATGGACCAGACAAGACGTGGTGGCTGCTATTGACTCTTCCCCATCCACTTGCGTCATTAGCGGTGAGCTTGATGCCTTGGAAAAATACGTTGCAGACATGAACACTCAAGGTACAAAAGCTGTTCGTGTCAAAACCGATATTGCATTCCATAGCCCTATGCTTAACCAAATAGTTGGCCCTCTTGAAGAGTCTCTAACAGATGCTCTGCAACCTCGCCAACCTACCTTACCCATCTACTCAACCTCAAACCGTAACGCGCGGACCAAAAGACTTCGAGACGTTAACTACTGGACTAATAACATGACTGGCCTGGTCTTTCTTAAATCAGCAGTCAACGCTGCAGCCGATGATGGCTACCGCGTTTTCGTTGAGGTTTCAACACATCCtattctgctcttctcggcCAACGAGACGCTCCTAGATCGAGGTCTTGACTACGGCGACATGGCCACCCTCGCCACTATGAAGCGAGATACTTCTTTGGATGCTGCAATCATGGAACTCACCGCAGAGCTATACATCAAAGGAGTAAGCATTGACTTCGAGGCGAACAGCAGCTACAAAAGGATTTGGTGTCCATCTGTCCCAGGAACCTCGTGGGTGCACAAACCCTACTACAGACATGTCGAGACAGGCTTCACTGGACAGGGGAGCTTGGATGTCAGGAATGTAATGGGTACAAAACAGGATGATATGGAAATCAATAATGACAAGAAACAtgtgcttcttggccagcgcatCGTTGATCCAAACACCAACATAGTCCGCTACACTGCCGGATTAAGCACCGCTACAAAGCCTTTTCCTGGTAAGCATCCATTAGATGGTACCGAGATCATTCCTGCTGCGGTGTATTTAAACACGTTTCACCAAGCCACGGGCGCATTACTGCTATCCAACGTCAACTTTGATGTACCAGTATCTTTGGGAAGCGATGAACAAATTGTGAGTGTCGTTGTGAATGGCGAGCAAATCTCGGTTCTTTCAACTCAACCCTCCTCGCTTGAAGTTAGCGGCCATGAAACTTGGATCACTCATAGCTTATGCTCATGGTCCACAATTGCTACACCTGAAATGGCGATGCAAACCAAGGCCATTGACGTGTCTATACTTCAAAACCGCATTGGGGTGGTTTTACCCAACAGCTTTGCTACAGATTATTTGGCTAGAATTGGTGTTGAGGGCATCGCATTTCCTTGGGAGGTCATTGAGCACTATGGTAATGACTCTGAAATGATAGCCAAAGTTGATATGGATCCATCGGTCGGCTTTCTTTCGTGGGATCAAGAATCATGGGCGCCTATTCTTGACGCTGCAACTTCAATAGGTTCTGCCATCTTTTTCAATGACCCTAGGATGCGTATAGTGTCAAAGATGGACCATCTGTATTTCTATTCTTCGGGGTCTCCACCCAAGATCGGATACATATATGTTCAAAAGCACATCGATGCCAAAGATTACGCAGCGGATATTCACATTCTTGATCAGCAAGGCAATCTTTTGGCAATGGTTCAAGGAATGAGACTATCAGATCTTGTCAATTGCGCGGCCGAGGACAGCGGAAGCCTAGTCCATCAGCTCGTTTGGGTGCCGCCAGCATTCAAAGAACAGCCACGAGACTTAACGCACGTTATAATGGTATCCAGCGATTTGACGCTGCTTGAAGCTTATAGCACACAACTCAAAAATAAAGTGACAAGGGTTACATGCCGTAATAGGGTAGTGGAACTCTCCGATCTTTCAGCTGCGCTTAGCGAGAAGGGAACCATAGTCGTCTATGCTCCTCCAGCAATCGAATCAGCGGCACAGGTTGCAGATGCTACAGAGGAATTCATTTGGCAAACTGCTAGCATTGTCAAAGCTTTAGCAAATATTGGCCAGTCTGTGCTTGCCAAGTTCTTTGTGCTCACCAATCGTGTATTCTCTGGAGAATCTGTCACAAGTCTCGCTCATGGAGCGCTTTACGGGCTGGCACGAATCATTGCATCGGAACATCCAGATATCTGGGGAGGACTAATAGACAGCGAGTCATCAAGCGATTTTCCAATGCTGGCCATTAGATATGTCGACGACTATGACATACTTCGGATCAATGATGGTCTTCCCAGGCGAGCTATAATGAGGCGCCTGTTGGAAAGCCAGAAGCATGCACCCGGGATAGCTAACACACTGATGCCGAAACCAGAAGGAACCTACATCGTCACTGGAGGCTTGGGCGACTTCGGCTTAGAGACCTGTAACTTTTTGATTGAAAAGGGGGCTCGCAATGTTGTGATTGTTTCTCGCCGCGGTCTACCCCTTCCCAACTACCAGTCAATCCTTGCCGCTGACGATGCTAAGCTTGACGCTGTGATCAATCGCATTCGAGCGTTTGAAGCTCAAGGAGCCACTATACACACCCTAGCACTCGACATCACTCTGCCGGACGCCGCTGATCTTTTGCTAAAAGCAATCAGAGCACTCAACATTCCTCCTGTACTAGGAGTAGTCCACGCCGCTGGCGTTCTTGAGGATAGCTCTCTTGTTGAAACAACCCGCGACTCATTCGCTCGTGTTCTAGCTCCAAAAGTTAATGGCGCACTCGCGCTTCATAGTGCCTTTCCACCTGGGTCGCTagacttcttcatcatgtATTCGTCTATCGGACAGCTTGTTGGCACGGTTGGGCAGGCGTCATATGGATCTAGTAATGCTTTCCTGGACGCCTTGGCAACACATAGACGCGCACAAGGTGATAATACCGTCGCGTTTCAGTTCACAGCTGTCCGCGGTCTCGGTATGGCCACTGGCACTAGTCTTCTGATGACAGAATTGCGCAGCAAGGGTATTACTGATATTACAGCGGGTGAAGCTTTCCGAGCTTGGGAGCATCTCGGTCGCTATGATGTCGAGAGCGCTGTTGTCACGCGCTGCTTGCCTCTACTTGAGGGAGAACCTGCTGCTATACCGCTACTGGAGGATATTGTGGTGCGGCGGCCCAGGATAAAGCTCAAGGGCTtggaaacagcagccaacaGCATGGCTACAGTCACTACCAATAACGACACGATTGACGACGGAACTGTGCCGGCTCATCCACTAGATAGAGAGAAGTGGGTTGACAAACGAGTTCGCGAATGCGTTGCGAGAgttttgatgatggatgaCATTGACGACATTGGTTTACAGACTCGACTCTCAGATCTGGGATTGGATAGCGTTATGACAGTGGCGCTGCGACAGGCTTTCCAGGCTGTATTCAAGATCAAAGTGCCCCTCACTTTAACGTGGAGCCACCCTACACTAAAACACCTTGTCCCTTGGTTTTTATCCCGACTGAgcaaataa
- a CDS encoding uncharacterized protein (EggNog:ENOG41~antiSMASH:Cluster_5.9~SECRETED:SignalP(1-21)~CAZy:AA1), whose product MMIRFPWVLLLAHLFYSTAWAKTVYETLRITWEEGAPNGQSRELIHTNGQFPSPTLVWDEGDDVEITVINDMAKNVTVHWHGLDQKNSAWSDGTPGLSQRPIKPGNKFVYKFKASPPGNHWYHSHEKMSLVDGLYGAIHIRPKQDRPGLWSQIASDYKDVEAMEKAARDPEYLVVSDWSQYTSDEYWKISTDSGMLVFCLDSILVNGKGELYCPGQKFLQSELAPGLVDDAFPPGTKVSDKGCFPAQLDQIQGGPWNVTKRPDLIPPRVQAGCVPSKHENASIVVDPKKNNGWVSMHVVAAATIAQIAFSIDDHEFWLYEVDGNYVNPKKFVSMVMSAGETFSIMVKLDKTPGKYTMRIPNSGVSQVLGGYAEMVYVGHEQDQRSNKPYLSFGGNPISPEVEKNSYFPWQLESDHMEPWPPNKPRPGNADEEHLLAVGRVGAPYNYTMNTKYLYPIDFQNNDPLLFYPNATVGTENENLVIRTKNGSWVDLILQVSTLPGDTSAFEHFMHKHGSKTWRIGFGTGVWNYTSVEEAIKERPKDFNLETPGLRDTWLTAFSVTGEAYWNVFRYYVDNPGPWLFHCHIELHLMGGMGIVIMDGVDAWPENIPKEYQLD is encoded by the exons ATGATGATTCGCTTTCCTTGGGTGCTTTTGCTAGCGCATCTTTTTTACTCTACAGCCTGGGCAAAGACTGTCTATGAAACTCTGCGCATTACATGGGAAGAGGGGGCTCCGAACGGGCAGAGTAGAGAACTTATCCACACCAATGGACAGTTTCCTAGTCCAACGCTTGTCTGGGACGAAGGAGACGATGTTGAA ATAACCGTCATTAACGACATGGCGAAAAACGTGACCGTGCATTGGCATGGCCTTGA CCAAAAGAACTCTGCCTGGTCTGATGGTACTCCCGGCCTTTCCCAACGCCCGATCAAGCCCGGAAATAAGTTTGTGTACAAATTTAAAGCATCGCCTCCAGGAAATCACTGGTATCACTCCCATGAGAAAATGTCTCTGGTTGATGGACTTTATGGCGCAATTCACATCAG GCCAAAACAAGATCGCCCGGGGCTTTGGAGCCAAATTGCCAGCGATTATAAAGACGTTGAAGCTATGGAGAAAGCCGCCCGTGACCCAGAGTATCTAGTCGTATCTGATTGGAGCCAGTATACTTCCGATGAGTACTGGAAGATATCCACCGATTCCGGCATGCTTGTCTT CTGCCTTGACAGTATTTTAGTCAACGGAAAAGGAGAGCTTTATTGTCCAGGCCAAAAGTTTCTCCAATCAGAGCTTGCTCCAGGTCTAGTTGACGATGCATTCCCCCCTGGTACAAAGGTCTCAGATAAAGG ATGCTTCCCAGCACAGCTTGATCAAATCCAAGGAGGCCCTTGGAACGTCACTAAACGCCCAGACCTCATACCACCACGTGTTCAGGCAGGCTGTGTCCCATCCAAGCATGAGAATGCATCGATAGTTGTTGATCCGAAAAAGAACAATGGCTGGGTTAGCATGCACGTTgtggccgccgccaccatcgCTCAAATTGCTTTTTCCATCGATGACCACGAATTTTGGTTGTACGAAGTTGACGGAAACTACGTCAATCCAAAGAAGTTTGTCTCCATGGTGATGTCTGCTGGAGAGACATTCTCGATTATGGTCAAGCTTGATAAAACCCCAGGGAAGTACACGATGCGCATTCCCAACTCTGGAGTTTCGCAAGTATTGGGAGGATATGCCGAAATGGTATATGTTGGACATGAGCAAGACCAGAGATCAAATAAGCCCTATTTGTCATTTGGAGGCAACCCGATCTCTCCAGAGGTTGAGAAAAACTCCTACTTTCCATGGCAGCTGGAATCGGACCACATGGAACCGTGGCCTCCGAATAAGCCTCGACCAGGTAACGCGGACGAGGAACATCTGCTCGCAGTTGGCCGTGTTGGCGCACCATACAACTATACCATGAACACCAAATACCTGTATCCCATCGACTTCCAAAACAACGACCCTTTGCTATTCTACCCCAATGCAACTGTGGGAACCGAAAATGAAAACCTAGTGATTCGCACCAAGAATGGATCTTGGGTTGATCTCATATTGCAGGTTTCCACCTTGCCAGGCGACACGTCCGCTTTTGAGCATTTCATGCACAAACACGGCAGCAAAACGTGGAGAATTGGCTTTGGAACCGGTGTTTGGAACTATACCAGCGTTGAGGAGGCAATTAAGGAACGGCCCAAGGATTTTAACTTGGAGACCCCCGGCTTGCGCGATACGTGGCTCACAGCCTTCTCTGTAACAGGGGAGGCTTACTGGAATGTTTTCAGATACTATGTGGACAATCCCGGCCCTTGGCTGTTCCATTGCCATATTGAACTTCACTTGATGGGCGGAATGGGTATTGTTATCATGGACGGCGTGGACGCATGGCCAGAAAATATCCCGAAGGAGTATCAGCTTGATTAA